The proteins below are encoded in one region of Desulfomicrobium apsheronum:
- a CDS encoding monovalent cation:proton antiporter family protein, producing the protein MSVEIPILTDVVMIFGLSSAVIIASHRFRIPPVIGFLLTGVLAGPYGLGLVGAEHEVEMFAEVGVILLLFVIGMELSLEELQRLKKPVFVGGAAQVLLTVAVFELPFMVFGVGLGKAIFIGFLAALSSTAIVLKLLAEKAQLGAPHGRISLGMLIFQDVAVVPMMLLVPLLAGVAGNPWMSLGEMAIKAALVGGVLIVAARKLIPRILEAVIRTRSRELFLMTTLGLCFAIALLTSSVGLSLSLGAFLAGLIMSESEYSHSALEGVLPFRDVFTSVFFVSIGMLLDPSFVLAHLPQVLGLTGAILVLKGALAAVAGRLLGYPWHVAILGGLCLCQIGEFSFVLAGVGMGSKLLTPSEYQYFLAVAIMTMAVTPFLIAAVPAISERLIRIMPPGLKTAPPKEAEEDMSDHLVIAGFGLGGKHLARAARAAGIRYVVLEMNPDTVRREQARGEPILYGDASQGAVLEHIGVSRARILAVVISDPAAIGRIVATARAHNPALHIVVRTRFVSEIEPLMQLGAQEVVAEEYETSVEMFIRVLSTYLVPKPDIERFVREIRAEGYGMLRRSMLNTVDACSLEGTCSTFGATVLVVAPGAFVAGKSLIDSKLRKEHGLTVVAVQRAGKTQINPDPQWIFMVGDRVHVFGEQALIAEKSDLFIGKNHDSGAAA; encoded by the coding sequence ATGAGTGTCGAGATCCCCATATTGACCGATGTGGTCATGATTTTTGGCCTGTCCAGCGCCGTGATCATCGCCAGTCACCGTTTTCGCATTCCCCCGGTGATAGGCTTCCTGCTCACGGGTGTCTTGGCGGGGCCTTATGGTCTCGGCCTTGTCGGGGCCGAGCACGAAGTCGAGATGTTCGCCGAGGTAGGGGTCATCCTCCTGCTCTTCGTCATCGGCATGGAGCTGTCCCTGGAGGAACTGCAGCGTCTGAAGAAGCCGGTGTTCGTGGGCGGCGCGGCCCAGGTCCTGCTGACCGTCGCAGTTTTCGAGCTGCCTTTCATGGTCTTCGGGGTGGGCCTGGGCAAGGCCATCTTCATCGGCTTCCTGGCCGCCCTGTCGAGCACGGCCATCGTGCTCAAGCTCCTGGCCGAGAAGGCCCAGCTGGGCGCCCCCCACGGACGCATCTCCCTGGGCATGCTCATCTTTCAGGATGTGGCCGTGGTGCCCATGATGCTGCTTGTCCCCCTGCTGGCCGGCGTAGCGGGCAATCCCTGGATGTCCCTGGGCGAGATGGCGATCAAGGCGGCACTGGTCGGTGGTGTGCTTATCGTGGCGGCCCGGAAGCTGATTCCCCGCATTCTCGAGGCCGTCATCCGTACGCGCAGCCGCGAACTTTTCCTCATGACCACCCTGGGACTGTGCTTCGCCATCGCCCTGCTGACGTCGAGCGTGGGCCTGTCCCTGTCCCTGGGCGCCTTCCTGGCGGGGCTCATCATGAGCGAGTCGGAGTACAGCCACTCGGCCCTGGAGGGGGTACTGCCCTTCCGCGACGTGTTCACGAGCGTCTTCTTCGTATCCATCGGCATGCTCCTGGACCCGTCCTTCGTGCTGGCCCACCTGCCGCAGGTTCTCGGCCTGACCGGGGCCATCCTCGTGCTCAAGGGCGCCCTGGCCGCCGTGGCCGGCAGGTTGCTGGGATATCCCTGGCATGTGGCCATCCTCGGAGGGCTGTGCCTGTGTCAGATCGGCGAGTTCTCCTTCGTTCTGGCCGGTGTAGGCATGGGCAGCAAGTTGCTCACCCCTTCGGAATATCAATACTTTCTGGCTGTGGCCATCATGACCATGGCCGTCACGCCTTTCCTCATCGCGGCCGTGCCGGCCATCTCGGAACGCCTGATCAGAATCATGCCCCCGGGTCTGAAGACCGCCCCGCCGAAGGAGGCCGAGGAGGACATGAGCGACCATCTCGTCATCGCCGGTTTTGGCCTCGGCGGGAAGCACCTGGCCAGGGCCGCCAGGGCGGCGGGCATCCGCTATGTCGTCCTGGAAATGAACCCGGACACCGTGCGCCGCGAACAGGCCAGGGGCGAGCCCATCCTTTACGGAGACGCGTCCCAGGGGGCGGTGCTGGAGCACATCGGCGTGTCCCGGGCCCGCATACTGGCCGTGGTCATCTCGGATCCTGCCGCCATCGGGCGCATCGTGGCCACTGCCCGGGCCCACAACCCGGCACTGCACATCGTCGTGCGCACCCGCTTCGTCAGCGAGATCGAGCCGCTCATGCAACTGGGGGCGCAGGAAGTGGTGGCCGAGGAGTACGAGACCTCGGTGGAGATGTTCATTCGCGTGCTGTCTACGTATCTGGTGCCCAAGCCGGATATCGAACGGTTCGTTCGCGAGATAAGAGCCGAGGGTTACGGAATGCTCAGACGGTCCATGCTCAACACGGTCGACGCTTGCAGTCTGGAGGGGACGTGCTCCACCTTTGGGGCGACAGTGCTTGTCGTTGCTCCGGGGGCTTTTGTGGCGGGGAAGAGTCTGATCGATTCCAAACTACGCAAGGAGCATGGGTTGACCGTGGTTGCTGTGCAACGGGCCGGAAAAACACAGATCAATCCGGATCCCCAGTGGATTTTCATGGTCGGGGATCGGGTGCATGTATTTGGTGAACAGGCGTTGATCGCCGAGAAGTCCGATCTTTTTATCGGGAAAAATCACGATTCGGGGGCTGCGGCTTGA
- a CDS encoding DUF1538 domain-containing protein, whose amino-acid sequence MNKEAAHLLREVTFAVLPVSLIVCVLQLTLLHMPWDVFARFALGALFVGCGLFLFLLGVKIGLLPMGEMIGAELPKSGSVKYLVFMSFLLGTAITVAEPDVRVLAHQVDFVSAGLISRNILVFVVALSVGICVGGAVLRIVLGVPIVKVLVGGYAVILALSFFTPESFLPIAYDAGGVTTGPVTVPFIIALGLGTVGVLRGKNSFSDGFGLVGLASIGPVIGVMILGMIYG is encoded by the coding sequence ATGAACAAAGAAGCCGCTCATTTGTTGCGCGAGGTCACCTTTGCGGTTCTGCCCGTCAGTCTCATCGTCTGCGTGCTGCAACTGACGTTGCTGCATATGCCCTGGGATGTGTTCGCCCGTTTTGCATTGGGGGCGTTATTCGTGGGCTGTGGTCTCTTTCTTTTTCTTCTTGGTGTAAAAATCGGTCTTTTGCCCATGGGTGAAATGATCGGTGCGGAGCTCCCCAAAAGCGGATCTGTAAAATACCTTGTGTTCATGTCTTTTCTTCTTGGGACTGCGATCACTGTTGCAGAACCCGACGTGCGTGTTCTGGCTCACCAGGTTGATTTCGTCTCCGCAGGGTTGATTTCGCGCAATATACTCGTTTTTGTGGTCGCGCTAAGCGTTGGAATCTGCGTGGGTGGAGCCGTGCTGCGGATTGTGCTGGGTGTGCCTATCGTGAAGGTGCTGGTGGGCGGGTATGCAGTCATCCTGGCGTTGTCCTTTTTTACACCGGAGAGCTTTCTGCCCATCGCCTACGATGCCGGTGGCGTTACCACCGGGCCAGTCACGGTTCCCTTCATCATTGCCTTGGGACTTGGCACGGTCGGGGTGTTGCGGGGCAAGAATTCCTTCAGCGACGGCTTTGGTCTCGTGGGTCTTGCATCCATTGGGCCGGTCATAGGAGTCATGATTCTGGGGATGATTTACGGATGA